In Amyelois transitella isolate CPQ chromosome 3, ilAmyTran1.1, whole genome shotgun sequence, a single genomic region encodes these proteins:
- the LOC106133002 gene encoding cytochrome c oxidase subunit 5A, mitochondrial, whose translation MLRSASGKLVTVFKQTLIPSARVGAVIPKRLSHGGPVESDEEFDSRYEAFFNRPDIDGWEIRKGMNDLCGMDLVPDPKIIKSALQACRRVNDYALAVRFIEACKNKCGPKVNEIYPYIIQEIKPTLTDLGIETPEELGYDKPELALKNVYEM comes from the exons atgcTGCGCTCGGCTTCAGGCAAATTGGTTACagttttcaaacaaactcttatCCCCTCGGCCCGAGTTGGTGCCGTTATTCCCAAACGGCTTTCTCATGGTGGCCCTGTTGAATCTGATGAAGAATTCGATAGCAG ATATGAAGCATTCTTCAACAGGCCCGACATAGATGGCTGGGAAATCCGCAAGGGAATGAATGACCTCTGCGGCATGGACCTGGTACCCGACCCGAAGATCATCAAGTCTGCTCTGCAAGCATGCCGAAGGGTGAATGACTACGCTCTAGCAGTTAGGTTCATCGAGGCTTGCAAGAACAAGTGTGGGCCTAAAGTAAACGAAATCTACCCATACATCATTCAAGAGATCAAGCCAACACTAACAGACCTTGGTATTGAGACCCCAGAAGAACTTGGATATGATAAACCAGAATTAGCTTTAAAGAATGTCTATGAGATGTAA